From a single Peromyscus maniculatus bairdii isolate BWxNUB_F1_BW_parent chromosome 4, HU_Pman_BW_mat_3.1, whole genome shotgun sequence genomic region:
- the LOC102926955 gene encoding WAP four-disulfide core domain protein 15A-like, translating to MKPRSLTLFTTTILLCLSMVQPRIKKKRVTTPKPGYCPEFFLPCPFVRLPVCKLDKGCRGIKKCCFYYCQMRCVEPWTTAT from the exons ATGAAACCAAGGAGTCTCACACTGTTCACAACAACCATCCTCCTTTGCCTCAGCATGGTGCAGCctagaataaagaagaaaagag TAACGACGCCAAAACCTGGGTACTGCCCGGAATTTTTTCTCCCCTGCCCGTTTGTCCGCTTACCCGTATGCAAGCTTGATAAAGGGTGCAGGGGCATCAAAAAGTGCTGTTTCTACTACTGCCAGATGCGCTGTGTGGAACCTTGGACAACCGCTACTTGA